The following nucleotide sequence is from Myxococcus guangdongensis.
GTAGCCGGCCCTGTGCCGCGCGAACCAGAAGGGCGGCAGGACGCCGAGGACCACGACGAGCAGCGCGCTGAGGAGGATCCACGGGGCCATTCCGGGACTATCAAGGCGGCGGCGCTCCCGATGAAAGCCGGTGGGGGTAGCCCGGTGCGTGGGGCGTTGTCAGATTCCGGGGAGTCTCATTGGAGCGGAGGGCGTCATGTCGCACCGCAGTCGTCTCTCGGGCCTCCTCATCGATTGTGAGACGGGGGACTTGCTCTCCGCCGCCACCTTCTGGAGTCAGGCGCTGGGGCTCACCGTGGGGGCGCACGAAGTCTCGGACACCTCCGAGTACGTGGGTCTCGAGGGCACCCCGGCGGGGTTGAACGTCGGGCTGCAGCGCGTCACGCACCCCTCCCGTGTCCACCTGGACATCGAGGCGGACGACCAGGACGCGGAGGCCGCGCGCCTGGAGGCCCTGGGGGCGAAGCGCATTGGCTGGGTGAAGCGCTGGTGGGTCATGGAGGCGCCCACGGGCCATCGCTTCTGCATCGTGAAGATGGACAAGCCGGACGAAGGCCCGCCGCCGACCGTCTGGGAGTGAGGACGTCATGGCGCACCGCAGCCGCTTGATGGGCATCGTCATCGATTGTGAGACCGGGGACCTGGATGCCGCGGCGACCTTCTGGGGCAAGGCCCTGGGGTTGCCCCAGGGCACGCCCTACACGGACGAGGGGGCCCGCTACGTGGACATGGGCCACGTCCCGGGAGGGCCGCACGTGGAGGTGCAGCAAGTCACGCACCCCTCCCGTGTCCACCTGGACATCGAGGCGGATGACCAGGACGCGGAGGCCGCTCGGCTGGAGGCCCTGGGGGCGAAGCGCATCGCGTGGGTTCGGCGCTGGTGGGTGATGGAGGCGCCCACCGGACAGCGCTTCTGCATCGTGAGGATGAAGAACCCGGACGTGGGGCCGCCGCCGACCGTCTGGACGTGAGGCGGACTAGCGACCTTCGTGGAGCCGCGACCGGAGGCGCCGGAGCCCCTCGTCGATGCGCTCCACCGTCACGCCGCCGTAGCCCAGCACCCAGCCATGACGGGTGGGCGCGCCCATGAAGTAGCGCGAGAGTGACTCCACGCCGACGCCCGCCGCGTGCGCCTTCTGGGTGAGCTCCTTCTCCAGCCTCGCGCCGCCCCGCGTGAAGGTGGCGCACAGGTGCAGGCCGGCGACGGAGGGGAGCAGCTCGAGCGTGTCCGCGAAGTGGCGCGCGAGGCCCTCGGACAGTCGGGTGTGACGCTGCTCGTACTCGCGCCGCGTCTTGCGCACGTGTCGGGCCAGCGCGCCCGTGTCGATGAAGCGCGCCAGGGCGCCCTGCGCGGGCAGCTGGCTGTGCCAGTCCGTCACCTGCTTGGCCAGCCGCAGCTCCCGCTGGAGTGACGGTGGCGCGACGAGGAAGCCCAGCCGCAGCGCGGGCAACAGCACCTTGGAGAACGAGCCGACGTAGAGCACGCGGCCCGAGCGGTCCAGTCCGTGGAGCGTCTCCAGCGGCCTGCCTCCGAAACGGAACTCGCTGTCGTAGTCGTCCTCGATGACCACCGCGTCGCGGCGTCGCGCCCAGTCGAGCAGCGCCTTTCGACGCGCTGGCGACATGACGATGCCCAGCGGGAACTGGTGGGACGGGGTGACATAGACGGCGCGCGCGTCGTCCGGCAGGCGGCTCACGTCGAGCCCCTCCGCGTCCACGGGCACCGGCACCACCTTCGCCCCGAGCGACTGGAACAACGCACGCGCGGGTGGATACCCCGGCTCCTCCATGGCGACGCCATCTCCCGGCGCCAGCAGCACCCGGCCGACCAGGTCCAGGGCCTGCTGCGCGCCGTGGGTGATGAGCACGTCGGACGCCTCCGCGCTCACGCCTCGCGAGACACCCAGGTGCCGGGCCACCGCCTCACGCAGCTCGGGATGCCCGGCCGGGTCCGCGTACGCGGGGCTCACCGCGGAGGCGCGCCACTGCCGGGCCATCAGCCGGCGCCAGGCGTCGAAGGGGAACAGCGACGCATCCGGGTAGCCCACCCGGAAGTCATACGGCGTCTGGGGCACGGGCACGGGGGGCGCGGGCAGTTCGCTCCAGACCGCGCGAGGCCGCGGCTTCACGCCTGGAGTCGCCCTCGCACGGGCGCCGCCACGCTCCCGAGGGGTGTTCTGGATGAAGCTGCCCGCGCGGCCCCGGCTCACGAGCAGGCCCTCGGCCATCAACCACTCGTAGGCCACGCTCACCGTGTTGCGGGAGATGCCCAACCGCCGGGCCAGCTCCCGCGAGGGAGGCACCTGCTCGCCGTCTCGCAGCCGTCCGTCGAGGACCCGCGCGCGCAGGCCCCGGTAGACCTGCCCCGCCAGGTCCCTGCGCTCCGTCAGGTCGACATGCAGGTCCATGGCCCGGACCTACCACGGATTGGCCCAATGAGATTCGTCAATCCTGGCCCCGTGGAAGGGCCAGGGAAGGAGCACCCTGTCGGCACTTCCTCAAGGAGACCTCATGAGCCCCACGCCCTCTTCCTCGTACGCCTCGCAGCCGGTCCATGCCGAGCGCATGCCCTGGATTCCCATGACCTCCCCGGGCCTCTCCTTCAAGCCGCTGCGCTTCTACAAGGACGGCGCGGGCTGGATGTACCTCTTCCGCCTGGAGCCCGGCACCGTCATCCCCCTGCACCGCCACACCGGCGAGGCGCACGCCTACAACCTCTCCGGCTCCCGCGAGTTGATGGACACGGGGGAGGTGATTGGCCCGGGCGGCTACGTCTACGAGCCGGCCGGCAACGTCGACACCTGGCGGGTGACGGGCACCGAGCCGCTCGTGCTGCTCATCAACACGCGCGGCGGAATCGAGTACCTGACGGCGGACGGCCAGGTCTCCCGGCGCGTCATGCCCGCGGACCGGCTGGAGTTCTACCGCCAGTGGTGCGAGGCGAACGGCCAGGAGTTCCTGGCCACCCTGGAGTGACGACGCGGCCCTTCAGTGCCGCAGGTGGGCCTGCACCGTGTCCACCACCTCATCGCCCTCGCCGTTGAGGACGAGCTTCGTCATGGCCAGCGCGAAGCCCGCCGCCTGCTTGACGGTGACGCGAGGCGGGAGCGAGAGCGCGTGCGGGTCCGTCACCACGTCGACCAGCGCGGGGCCCGGGTGCGCGAGCGCGCGCTCGAAGGCGCCCCGGATGTCCTCGGGCGCCTCCACGCGCTGGCCCATGACGCCCACCGCCTCCGCCAGCTTCGCGAAGTTGGGGTTCACCAGGTCCGTCTGCGTGTCCGGGTAGCCCGACACCTGCATCTCCAGCTTCACCATGCCCAGCGAGCTGTTGTTGAAGATGACGACCTTCACGGGCAGCTCGTACTGGGCCAGCGTGAGGAAGTCCCCCATCAACATCGCGAAGCCGCCGTCGCCGGACATGGAGATGACCTGTCGGCCCGGGTACAGGAGCTGCGCGCCGATGGCCTGGGGCAGCGCGTTGGCCATGGAGCCGTGGGTGAAGGAGCCGATGATGCGCCGCTCGGCCGTCGCGTGGAGGTAGCGGGCCGACCACACGTTGCACATGCCCGTGTCCACGGTGAAGACGGCGTCCTCGGCGGCCACCTCGTCCAGCACCGACGCCACCAGCTCCGGATGCAGCGGGCGGTGCGAGCCGACGTTGCGCACGTGCGTGTCCAGCTTGCGCCGCGCCTTGGCCAGCTCCTCCAGCGCGCTCTCCAGGTGCCGCCGGTCCTCCTTCTGCTCCACGCGGGGCAGCAGCGCGCGCAGCGTCTCGCGCACGTCGCCGCAGACGCCCAGGTCCAACCGCGAGCGACGCCCCAGGTGCTCCGGCCGCACGTCGACCTGGGCAATCTGCGGTTTGACGGGCATGAACGCGTCGTAGGGGAAGTCCGTGCCCAAGAGCAGCAGGACGTCGCAGGCGTGCATGGCCTCGTACGCGGCGCCGAAGCCGAGCAGGCCCGTCATGCCGACGTCATAGGGGTTGTCGTAGGACACCCACTCCTTGCCCCGGTACGCGTGGCCCACGGGCGACTGGAGCCGCTTCGCCAGCGCCAGCACCTCCGCGTGGGCGCCCCGGCAGCCGCTGCCGCAGAACACCGTCACGCGCGAGGCGGAGTTGAGCAGCTGGGCGAGCCGGTCCAGCTCCGCGTCGGCCGGGCGCACCACGGGGCGCTCGGTGGCGAAGGTGGAGGGCACGTCCTCGCCGGCCTCGAGCGCGGCCACGTCCCCGGGCACCACCACCGCGGACACGCCGCCCTTCGCGAGCGCTGTCTGCGCGGCGAGCCGGAACAGGCGCGGGGCCTGCTTGGGGTTGGCCACCATCTCGCAGAAGTGGCTGCACTCGCGGAAGAGCAGCTCCGGGTGCGTCTCCTGGAAGTAGGACGTGCCAATCTGCTCGCTGGGGATGTGCGAGACGAGCGCGAGCACGGGCGCGTAGCTGCGGTGCGCGTCGTAGAGGCCATTGATGAGGTGCAGGTGGCCGGGGCCGCAGCTGCCCGCGCACACCGCCAGCTTGCCGCTCAGCTGGGCCTCGGCGGACGCGGCGAAGGCCCCTGCTTCTTCGTGGCGCACGTGGACCCAGCGCAGCTTCCCGTCGCTGCGGCGCACGGCATCGGTGATGGGGTTGAGGCTGTCGCCCACGACGCCGTAGATGCGCTCGGCCCCCGCCTCGATGAGCACACGAACGAGCGCTTCCGCCACGGTGAGAGAGCTCATGGGCCCAAAGGTGGGCGGAGTGACAGCGGGGGACAACCCAGGGGAGCGGGGTGACGAGCGCTCCCGTGGGTGTGGGGCGTGGGAGCGTGCTCCCGCCGCCGAGGACGCGGGGCTACTCGAAACAGCTGTTCGCGATTTCGCGCAGCTCCACGATGCCCCAGTCGCTCATGGGACACATGTGGGCATATTCGAGCGCCTCGTCGCGGCTCTTGCAGTTGAGCAGGAAGAAGCCGCCGATGATCTCCTTCGACTCGGTGAAGGGGCCATCGCTCACCTTCCGCCGCCCCTCGATGCTCTCGATGCGGATGGCGTTGTCATCCGGCTTGAGGGCCTCTCCGGCGACGAGCACGCCCTTGTCCTGGAGCGTCTTCTGGAAGGCCATCATCCGTGCGTAGGCCTTCTGGCCCTCCTCGAGCGGCCGTTCCTGTCGCTTCCCTGGAGCCTCCATCATCAGCAGCATGAAAGACATCGCGCTCCCTCCTTTTTGGGACGGCGATACTACGACGTGGCCGTGACACGTCGTCGAGGGGACGTGGGTGCGAGTTGCTCGGTCCTGGTCGCTCGCGAACCAACGCCACGGTGTGATTTCCGCGCGGACGGACGCGCGCGTGTTGCGTGTCCGCTTTCCGACGGGTGTGGAATGCGCTCCGCACCGTGGGTAAGGGTTGACCGCGCGAGTCGGAGAGGGGAGCTTGCGGTGCGATGAGCGCCGGCCCCGACTTGTTCTCCGCCTCCGTGGATGTGAACCGCTTCGCGCCGCTCGCAGAGCGGATGCGGCCGCGCACGCCCGACGACTTCATCGGGCAGGCGCACCTGTTGGGCCCCGGAGGTCCGCTGCGTGGGCTGATGGAGCGCAAGCAGCTGGTGTCCTCGCTCTTCTGGGGCCCGCCCGGCGTGGGCAAGACGACGCTGGCGCGGATGCTGGCGTCCAACGTGGACGCGGAGCTGGTCATCCTGTCGGCGGTGTCGGACGGAATCCCGCGCATCCGCGAGGTGGTGGCGGAGGCCGAGCGCGCGCGCAACCAGTACTCGCGTCGCACGGTGCTCTTCGTGGACGAAATCCACCGCTGGGCGAAGAACGTCCAGGAGCAGGCGCTGCCCCACGTGGAGAGCGGGCTGTTCATCCTGCTGGGCGCCACGACGGAGAACGTCAGCTTCGAGGTGCGGCCCGCGCTCGTCAGCCGGTGTCGCGTCTTCCAGCTCCAGGAACTGACGCTCGCGGACATCCAGGGCGCGCTGCGTCGGGCGCTCACCGATGAGAAGCGCGGGCTGGGAAAGCGTCAGCTGACGGTGGGGGAGGAGGCGCTGTCGCTGCTCGCCCGGGGCGGCGCGGGGGACGTGCGCAAGGCGCTGGGCGCGCTGGAGATGGCGGCGGGGCTGACGGCGGACGGCGGTGAAATCACCGTGGACGTCGCGCGCGAGTCGGTGGGCGTGGGCCTGTCCCGCCACGACAAGGATGGGGACCAGCACTTCGATTTGCTCAGCGCGCTGCAGAAGTCCTGCCGGGGCTCCAACGCGCAGGGCGCCATCTTCTGGGCGGCGAAGCTGCTGCAGACCGGCGACGTGGTGTCGCTGTGGCGCAGGCTCAAGGTCATCGCGGTGGAGGACGTGGGCATGGCCATGCCGGAGGCCATCACCATCGTCCGCGCGTGCGAGGAGGGCTTCCACTCCACGGGCATGCCGGAGGGGCGGCTGTTCGTCGCGCACGCCGTCATCACCCTGGCCACGGCGCGCAAGAGCAACCGCGCCTATGCCGCCATGAACGCGGCCATGGAGGCGCTGGAGGCGAACCCCAACGTGGGGCCTCCGCTGAACCTGCGCAACGCGCCCACGGATTTGCTCAAGGAGCTGGGGCACGGCAAGGGCTACCAGCCGCCGTGGGACTTCAAGGACCACTACGCGCCAGGGCAGACGTACCTGCCGCCGCCGCTGGAGCGCTCCGTCTTCTATCGCCCGAGCAAGG
It contains:
- a CDS encoding VOC family protein; amino-acid sequence: MSHRSRLSGLLIDCETGDLLSAATFWSQALGLTVGAHEVSDTSEYVGLEGTPAGLNVGLQRVTHPSRVHLDIEADDQDAEAARLEALGAKRIGWVKRWWVMEAPTGHRFCIVKMDKPDEGPPPTVWE
- a CDS encoding VOC family protein, coding for MAHRSRLMGIVIDCETGDLDAAATFWGKALGLPQGTPYTDEGARYVDMGHVPGGPHVEVQQVTHPSRVHLDIEADDQDAEAARLEALGAKRIAWVRRWWVMEAPTGQRFCIVRMKNPDVGPPPTVWT
- the pdxR gene encoding MocR-like pyridoxine biosynthesis transcription factor PdxR; translated protein: MDLHVDLTERRDLAGQVYRGLRARVLDGRLRDGEQVPPSRELARRLGISRNTVSVAYEWLMAEGLLVSRGRAGSFIQNTPRERGGARARATPGVKPRPRAVWSELPAPPVPVPQTPYDFRVGYPDASLFPFDAWRRLMARQWRASAVSPAYADPAGHPELREAVARHLGVSRGVSAEASDVLITHGAQQALDLVGRVLLAPGDGVAMEEPGYPPARALFQSLGAKVVPVPVDAEGLDVSRLPDDARAVYVTPSHQFPLGIVMSPARRKALLDWARRRDAVVIEDDYDSEFRFGGRPLETLHGLDRSGRVLYVGSFSKVLLPALRLGFLVAPPSLQRELRLAKQVTDWHSQLPAQGALARFIDTGALARHVRKTRREYEQRHTRLSEGLARHFADTLELLPSVAGLHLCATFTRGGARLEKELTQKAHAAGVGVESLSRYFMGAPTRHGWVLGYGGVTVERIDEGLRRLRSRLHEGR
- a CDS encoding cupin domain-containing protein; this encodes MSPTPSSSYASQPVHAERMPWIPMTSPGLSFKPLRFYKDGAGWMYLFRLEPGTVIPLHRHTGEAHAYNLSGSRELMDTGEVIGPGGYVYEPAGNVDTWRVTGTEPLVLLINTRGGIEYLTADGQVSRRVMPADRLEFYRQWCEANGQEFLATLE
- a CDS encoding pyruvate dehydrogenase, with protein sequence MSSLTVAEALVRVLIEAGAERIYGVVGDSLNPITDAVRRSDGKLRWVHVRHEEAGAFAASAEAQLSGKLAVCAGSCGPGHLHLINGLYDAHRSYAPVLALVSHIPSEQIGTSYFQETHPELLFRECSHFCEMVANPKQAPRLFRLAAQTALAKGGVSAVVVPGDVAALEAGEDVPSTFATERPVVRPADAELDRLAQLLNSASRVTVFCGSGCRGAHAEVLALAKRLQSPVGHAYRGKEWVSYDNPYDVGMTGLLGFGAAYEAMHACDVLLLLGTDFPYDAFMPVKPQIAQVDVRPEHLGRRSRLDLGVCGDVRETLRALLPRVEQKEDRRHLESALEELAKARRKLDTHVRNVGSHRPLHPELVASVLDEVAAEDAVFTVDTGMCNVWSARYLHATAERRIIGSFTHGSMANALPQAIGAQLLYPGRQVISMSGDGGFAMLMGDFLTLAQYELPVKVVIFNNSSLGMVKLEMQVSGYPDTQTDLVNPNFAKLAEAVGVMGQRVEAPEDIRGAFERALAHPGPALVDVVTDPHALSLPPRVTVKQAAGFALAMTKLVLNGEGDEVVDTVQAHLRH
- a CDS encoding YciI family protein is translated as MSFMLLMMEAPGKRQERPLEEGQKAYARMMAFQKTLQDKGVLVAGEALKPDDNAIRIESIEGRRKVSDGPFTESKEIIGGFFLLNCKSRDEALEYAHMCPMSDWGIVELREIANSCFE
- a CDS encoding replication-associated recombination protein A, with protein sequence MSAGPDLFSASVDVNRFAPLAERMRPRTPDDFIGQAHLLGPGGPLRGLMERKQLVSSLFWGPPGVGKTTLARMLASNVDAELVILSAVSDGIPRIREVVAEAERARNQYSRRTVLFVDEIHRWAKNVQEQALPHVESGLFILLGATTENVSFEVRPALVSRCRVFQLQELTLADIQGALRRALTDEKRGLGKRQLTVGEEALSLLARGGAGDVRKALGALEMAAGLTADGGEITVDVARESVGVGLSRHDKDGDQHFDLLSALQKSCRGSNAQGAIFWAAKLLQTGDVVSLWRRLKVIAVEDVGMAMPEAITIVRACEEGFHSTGMPEGRLFVAHAVITLATARKSNRAYAAMNAAMEALEANPNVGPPLNLRNAPTDLLKELGHGKGYQPPWDFKDHYAPGQTYLPPPLERSVFYRPSKEGYEAEVHERMTHWWREDKASKGE